One window from the genome of Equus przewalskii isolate Varuska unplaced genomic scaffold, EquPr2 ChrUn-13, whole genome shotgun sequence encodes:
- the HENMT1 gene encoding small RNA 2'-O-methyltransferase: MAENKTEFQCNGVVGGNFEAVRKKWIEFDPPLYKQRYFFVKDLVNQHKTKKVADLGCGDNTLLWILKIHSCAELLVGVDINDSVLHYSRNKLSPSWGDQLSPRDLDLTVTLYIGSAVERDSRLRGFDLITCIELIEHLNSEDLARFPEVVFGYFSPSMIVISTPNSEFNPLFPSGNALRDLDHKFEWNRMQFQTWALDVANRYNYSVEFTGVGEPPAGAENVGYCTQIGIFRKNEAKATELCISEQDDEHVYELFYTELYPSLQQEKVRKFVVLNEVYRQVYLMRRRFIKILDPLAASIFNSADCDPAKVEERRLLGPPMFTDARLAEIRLLGPPFTEAEKTEFILLGPAFTEAEKTKIVNSPKPFCVGNEFCVPLERLLAYPKVNRICDSIDTLKMYIADTVTLSSDGSAMKVDIPDHDDY; encoded by the exons atggcagaaaacaAGACCGAG TTTCAGTGCAATGGTGTGGTTGGTGGTAATTTTGAAGCTGTCAGGAAGAAGTGGATTGAGTTTGATCCTCCGTTATACAAACAGCGTTACTTCTTCGTGAAAGACTTGGTGAATCAACATAAGACCAAGAAG GTTGCAGACTTGGGGTGTGGTGACAATACGCTCTTATGGATCCTAAAAATCCACAGTTGTGCTGAACTGCTTGTTGGAGTAGATATCAATGACTCTGTGTTACATTACTCAAG GAATAAGCTATCCCCATCCTGGGGCGACCAGCTGAGTCCCCGGGATCTGGATTTGACCGTTACTCTGTATATTGGCTCTGCCGTGGAGAGAGATAGCCGTTTACGTGGGTTTGACTTAATAACATGTATTGAATT AATAGAACATTTGAATTCAGAAGATCTGGCCAGGTTTCCTGAAGTTGTATTCGGATACTTCTCTCCATCCATGATCGTCATCAGCACACCAAACTCTGAGTTCAACCCCCTGTTTCCATCGGGTAACGCCTTAAGAGACCTAGATCACAAGTTTGAGTGGAACAGAATGCAGTTTCAGACCTG GGCTTTAGATGTGGCAAATCGCTACAATTACTCTGTGGAGTTTACCGGTGTTGGGGAACCACCAGCAGGAGCTGAGAACGTTGGATATTGTACCCAGATAGGGATCTTCcggaaaaatgaagcaaaggcAACCGAATTGTGCATTTCAGAGCAGGACGATGAACACGTTTATGAACTT ttttatACAGAATTGTATCCGAGTTTACAGCAAGAAAAAGTGCGTAAATTTGTAGTGCTTAATGAAGTGTACCGACAAGTCTACCTCATGAGACGCAGATTTATTAAAATTCTGGATCCGCTGGCTGCCTCTATATTTAATTCAGCAGACTGTGACCCTGCAAAAGTGGAGGAGAGACGGCTTCTTGGACCACCAATGTTCACAGATGCCCGATTAGCTGAGATCAGACTCCTTGGACCACCCTTCACAGAAGCTGAAAAAACCGAGTTCATACTCCTTGGACCGGCCTTCACAGAAGCCGAGAAAACGAAGATAGTGAATTCTCCCAAACCTTTTTGTGTTGGAAATGAGTTTTGTGTACCCCTAGAAAGGCTTCTTGCTTATCCCAAGGTGAACCGTATATGTGACAGCATAGACACGCTAAAAATGTACATTGCTGACACAGTAACACTGAGCAGCGATGGTTCTGCAATGAAGGTTGACATACCTGATCATGATGATTACTGA